In one Desulfobaculum bizertense DSM 18034 genomic region, the following are encoded:
- the pssA gene encoding CDP-diacylglycerol--serine O-phosphatidyltransferase, which yields MHAEKHKPVRKGVYVLPNLFTTASLFAGFMGMMWAFEGRFEMCGIAILLSGLCDGLDGKVARLTGTSSDFGVQYDSLADLVAFGVTPAILTYQWLLHDYGRLGLMASFLIIACGALRLARFNVAAPTASKKYFIGLPIPAQACTFATLVLFAPYIPAEMQRFLPGFVLVLTYVLSYLMVSRVRYISFKEYGFLKAHPFSSAVTATLIFVMVASEPKVLGFVGMFAYIVSGPVLSLMLMRRTSMCDAQEKLS from the coding sequence ATGCACGCAGAAAAACACAAGCCCGTACGTAAGGGCGTTTATGTCTTGCCCAACCTGTTTACAACAGCAAGTCTGTTTGCAGGATTTATGGGGATGATGTGGGCGTTTGAAGGTCGTTTTGAAATGTGTGGCATTGCCATTCTCCTGAGTGGTCTTTGTGACGGTCTTGATGGAAAGGTTGCTCGTCTGACAGGCACGTCCAGTGATTTTGGCGTGCAGTACGACTCTTTGGCAGACCTTGTTGCCTTTGGCGTCACCCCCGCTATTTTGACCTATCAGTGGCTGCTGCATGATTACGGTCGCCTTGGTCTTATGGCTTCGTTCTTGATTATTGCCTGTGGTGCTTTGCGTCTGGCCCGATTCAACGTTGCGGCCCCGACAGCATCCAAAAAGTATTTCATTGGCCTGCCTATTCCGGCTCAGGCCTGTACTTTTGCAACACTGGTTCTTTTTGCTCCGTATATTCCGGCAGAAATGCAGCGTTTCCTGCCCGGCTTTGTGCTGGTGCTGACGTATGTGCTGTCCTACCTGATGGTCAGCCGGGTTCGCTACATCTCTTTCAAAGAATACGGTTTCCTCAAAGCGCATCCGTTCTCTTCGGCTGTGACTGCGACCCTGATTTTTGTCATGGTGGCATCCGAGCCTAAGGTTCTGGGCTTTGTGGGAATGTTTGCCTATATTGTGTCAGGCCCTGTTTTGAGCCTGATGCTCATGCGCCGTACAAGCATGTGCGACGCTCAGGAAAAGCTCTCCTAA
- a CDS encoding ATP-binding cassette domain-containing protein — protein sequence MSRVSIQSLSKSFGGRDLFEAFSLEITPGMRLAVSGPNGCGKSTFIKILAGIEGADTGKVNMAKDVRLGYSMQELAPQDLKRTVLNFVLDVLPSWQEFWDKWDRATEAGDQNALNALSLEQAALEHTYGYNPEHKAKAVLSGLGFSEEKWNSTLEALSGGWRERAKLARILVAGADVLLLDEPTNHLDLEAVEWLEDYLRSFAGVIVFVAHDRVFLDRVATHVLFLGGNRAVLRPGTFSQFLSWYAETEEQRKREERRIAGEIGRKMDFVRRFQYKATKARQANSLKKQVAKMEKELEGVKNPLIKKQRELSFRWPEPARGNKTPLAVLNLSLSYGNGPRLWNDISFNVYDGQKIALAGPNGCGKSSLLKCIMGQLQPDTGRIEIGTNMVIGYYSQHQADTLQLDKSVIFEIHRLSDPRTSEEELRSVLGLFMLGEEFWERRVSELSGGEKNRLILATLFLKRANFLILDEPTNHLDLESREALIQALQDYTGTILMVAHDRHLLSEVAEQVWWLRPDRVQVFLDGYQGYDRARKDEAQLGQNGDSEADDEKKSARASLSRAEQKELKRRQAEARNVIYRELKPKKAAYTKLEEEFEAVLEEQGDVEQELADPSVYADVPRSTDLMKRFKELQDLSEKKMVELEELEAEIQELEARREELGGA from the coding sequence ATGTCGAGAGTTTCTATTCAGAGTCTTTCCAAGTCCTTTGGGGGCCGGGATCTTTTTGAAGCCTTTTCCCTTGAGATTACCCCCGGAATGCGTCTTGCTGTTTCTGGCCCGAATGGCTGCGGCAAATCGACGTTTATCAAAATCCTTGCAGGCATCGAAGGTGCTGACACAGGCAAGGTGAACATGGCCAAGGACGTACGCCTTGGGTATTCCATGCAGGAGCTTGCCCCGCAGGACCTGAAGCGGACGGTCCTGAACTTTGTTCTGGATGTTCTGCCGTCATGGCAGGAGTTCTGGGACAAATGGGACCGGGCAACAGAGGCCGGAGACCAGAACGCACTGAATGCGCTGAGTCTGGAACAGGCCGCGCTGGAACATACCTATGGCTACAATCCTGAGCACAAGGCCAAGGCTGTGCTGTCTGGACTTGGGTTTTCTGAAGAGAAATGGAACTCGACGCTGGAAGCCCTGTCCGGTGGTTGGCGTGAGCGTGCAAAGCTTGCCCGTATTCTTGTTGCAGGTGCTGACGTCCTGCTGCTTGACGAACCGACCAACCATCTGGATCTCGAAGCTGTTGAGTGGCTTGAAGATTATCTTCGCTCTTTTGCTGGCGTTATCGTCTTTGTTGCGCATGACAGGGTTTTCTTGGACCGCGTGGCAACGCATGTTTTGTTCCTCGGTGGCAACAGGGCTGTCCTGCGGCCCGGTACCTTCTCGCAGTTTCTGAGCTGGTACGCAGAGACCGAAGAGCAGCGCAAGCGCGAAGAGCGCCGCATTGCGGGTGAGATTGGGCGCAAAATGGATTTTGTGCGCCGCTTTCAGTACAAGGCAACAAAGGCTCGGCAGGCGAATAGCCTCAAGAAGCAGGTCGCCAAGATGGAGAAAGAGCTTGAGGGAGTGAAAAATCCCCTCATCAAGAAGCAGCGTGAGCTGTCATTCCGCTGGCCAGAGCCTGCCCGCGGGAACAAGACTCCGCTTGCTGTTCTGAATCTGTCGCTTTCCTATGGGAATGGCCCGCGCCTGTGGAACGATATTTCTTTTAATGTGTATGACGGGCAGAAGATCGCGCTTGCTGGTCCGAATGGCTGCGGCAAATCTTCTTTGCTCAAGTGCATCATGGGGCAGCTCCAGCCTGATACTGGGCGCATTGAAATCGGAACAAACATGGTGATTGGCTATTACAGCCAGCATCAGGCCGATACCCTGCAGCTCGACAAATCGGTGATTTTTGAAATCCATCGGCTTTCTGACCCCAGAACTTCCGAGGAAGAGCTTCGAAGCGTTCTTGGTTTGTTTATGCTGGGTGAGGAGTTCTGGGAGCGTCGCGTTTCCGAACTGTCTGGTGGTGAAAAAAATCGTCTGATTTTGGCAACGCTGTTTTTGAAGCGCGCCAACTTCCTTATTCTTGACGAACCCACCAACCATTTGGACCTTGAAAGCCGTGAGGCACTGATTCAGGCCTTGCAGGACTATACAGGCACAATTTTGATGGTTGCACATGACCGTCATTTGCTTTCTGAGGTTGCAGAGCAGGTCTGGTGGTTGCGTCCGGATCGGGTTCAGGTCTTCCTTGATGGCTATCAGGGCTATGACCGGGCCAGAAAAGACGAGGCGCAGCTTGGGCAGAATGGTGATTCTGAGGCTGACGATGAGAAGAAGTCCGCGCGGGCAAGCCTGAGCCGGGCTGAGCAGAAAGAACTTAAGCGCAGGCAGGCCGAAGCTCGGAATGTGATTTATCGGGAACTGAAACCCAAGAAAGCCGCCTACACCAAGCTTGAGGAAGAATTTGAAGCTGTGCTGGAAGAGCAGGGGGATGTTGAGCAGGAACTTGCTGACCCCTCTGTGTACGCTGATGTTCCTCGTTCCACGGACCTGATGAAGCGCTTTAAGGAGCTTCAGGACCTGTCTGAGAAAAAGATGGTGGAGCTGGAGGAACTGGAAGCTGAAATTCAGGAGCTGGAAGCCCGTCGCGAGGAGCTTGGTGGCGCTTGA
- a CDS encoding (deoxy)nucleoside triphosphate pyrophosphohydrolase, with protein MSGQLDVVAAILWKNGRFLAIKRPEGKPQAGFWEFPGGKIEAGESPEEALSRELQEELNLTPLSFRFWTEKVHAYDNFRVRLRFFHVDEFRGPLVAHEGHEWMWIEPKEPVTVPFLAADVDIVHALQEQTVA; from the coding sequence ATGTCTGGACAACTTGATGTTGTCGCTGCCATCCTGTGGAAAAATGGACGCTTTTTGGCAATTAAACGTCCCGAAGGAAAGCCGCAGGCAGGTTTTTGGGAATTCCCCGGAGGAAAAATTGAAGCGGGGGAAAGCCCTGAAGAGGCGCTTTCGCGTGAGCTTCAGGAAGAACTGAACCTGACCCCGCTGAGCTTTCGTTTCTGGACAGAAAAAGTTCATGCCTATGATAATTTTCGCGTTCGGCTTCGCTTTTTTCATGTTGATGAATTTCGCGGGCCGCTCGTGGCGCATGAAGGGCATGAGTGGATGTGGATTGAGCCAAAAGAACCAGTGACTGTGCCATTTCTTGCCGCAGATGTGGAC
- a CDS encoding HAD family hydrolase, producing the protein MSASARKNCDAVIFDFGGVLAEEGFFNGFMALGERYGKDGKELGDIAVDIVRKDGFAVGRIDEKEFWTRFRERTGISDSDAFLRHEILSRFIIRDFMFAYVEQLSKAGYKVAILSDQTNWLDEMNESKGFYRFFDVVHNSYRTGTTKKELKAFTALLEELDLAPERALFVDDFAGHIRRAQSLGLKTILYTDRESFEKEFLALCPDLGKEQG; encoded by the coding sequence ATGAGTGCAAGTGCTCGCAAGAATTGTGATGCCGTGATATTTGATTTTGGTGGTGTTCTTGCCGAAGAGGGCTTTTTCAATGGTTTTATGGCGCTTGGTGAGCGCTATGGAAAGGATGGGAAAGAACTTGGTGACATCGCTGTAGATATTGTGCGGAAAGATGGCTTTGCTGTCGGCCGCATTGACGAGAAAGAGTTTTGGACGCGTTTTCGTGAACGGACTGGAATCAGCGATTCTGATGCGTTTTTGCGTCATGAAATTCTTTCCCGATTCATTATCCGTGATTTTATGTTTGCGTATGTGGAGCAGCTTTCCAAGGCTGGTTACAAGGTCGCCATACTGAGCGACCAGACCAACTGGCTGGATGAAATGAACGAGTCCAAGGGCTTTTATCGTTTCTTTGACGTCGTGCACAATTCCTACCGGACTGGCACAACGAAAAAGGAACTCAAGGCCTTTACTGCGCTTTTGGAAGAGCTGGACCTTGCTCCTGAGCGTGCGCTGTTTGTGGATGATTTTGCTGGACACATTCGCCGTGCCCAGTCACTTGGTTTGAAGACCATCCTGTATACGGACCGCGAGTCCTTTGAAAAAGAATTTTTAGCGTTGTGCCCCGATCTGGGGAAAGAACAAGGATAG
- a CDS encoding phosphatidylserine decarboxylase family protein, which produces MQKPSIGMSLEGMPFFGLCVLLTLVLAICELPFLALLAFIVTAFVGHFFRDPARVVPQDKGVAVSPADGKICKIAREADPLTGEERTVVCVFMNVFNVHVNRIPVTGTVKKLLYIPGKFFNASLDKASKDNERLAMGVEDEDGQHWTVVQIAGLIARRIVCWAEEGDSIVRGNRYGLIKFGSRLDVYLPEDYVSDVQVGDIVFAGQSVLARKK; this is translated from the coding sequence ATGCAGAAACCCTCCATTGGAATGAGTCTCGAAGGTATGCCCTTCTTTGGGCTTTGTGTCCTGTTGACTTTGGTTCTCGCTATCTGCGAGCTGCCATTTTTGGCGCTTCTGGCATTTATCGTCACCGCGTTTGTCGGACACTTTTTCCGAGATCCTGCCCGCGTTGTGCCGCAGGACAAGGGCGTTGCTGTTTCTCCTGCTGATGGCAAAATCTGCAAGATTGCCCGCGAAGCTGATCCGCTGACTGGCGAAGAGCGCACGGTCGTCTGCGTCTTTATGAATGTTTTCAATGTTCACGTGAACCGTATCCCGGTGACCGGAACTGTTAAGAAACTGCTGTACATCCCCGGCAAGTTCTTCAATGCTTCTTTGGACAAGGCCAGCAAAGACAATGAGCGCCTTGCTATGGGTGTTGAGGACGAAGACGGCCAGCACTGGACTGTTGTGCAGATTGCAGGTCTCATTGCCCGCCGCATTGTATGCTGGGCAGAAGAGGGCGATAGCATTGTCCGTGGTAATCGTTACGGACTTATCAAGTTTGGTTCACGGCTTGACGTCTATTTACCCGAAGACTATGTCTCTGACGTTCAGGTAGGCGATATCGTCTTTGCGGGTCAGAGTGTTCTGGCTCGGAAAAAATAA